The Spinacia oleracea cultivar Varoflay chromosome 2, BTI_SOV_V1, whole genome shotgun sequence DNA segment AATTGTAACTAATTCATTTATAAACCAAAAATAATTCTTAAATAAGACAAACTTAATGGTAACTAAACCCAAAATATTCTTAACTAATTCAAAttcattcttaactaaaacaaaattaatcTTGACTAAAACAAATATATCAAATAAATTTACATAGTCATTAATCTAAACCCTAGCCACTCCGTTCCACTGCCAACGTTGGCCACGACTGTCAGCGCCACAAGCCCACCACCGCAACTCCACACACTTGCGACCAAAACCGCAGCCCAGGTCCCCAGCCATCCTTGTGCAGCTGTTCTTCCTTCGCGTCGCATCCATCAGCCAAGGACCCCGATTTTGTATGAACCGCCGGCCTGTCTCCTTCTTTCACCGATTCGGTATGAGATCGTCACCTCTTCTCTACCTCCTAGTCCTTGCACGAAGCCTTTCATACGCAATCAAAACCACAAAACAATACTAAATCACATCACTAATTCGAAAACAAAATTCTCCGATCTACAAAATAAGGCGGCTGAGACGACGAGGTGACCAGGCTAGTCGGAATCCATGTAGAAAATGGAGTGACCCAGGTAGCAGGAGATTGAGGAAGGAGAATGAgagtttctagggttttggaagGGACGGCGAAGAGGGGATGACGACGGCTGCAAGGATGGGACGGTAAGGAGGAGACAACGACGGCAAGGATGGGACGGTGAGGATGAGATGGCGGCGGCAAGGAGGTGACCATGATGATGGGAGTTGACGGCGTGTCCgggttttggaggagagagagagacggGGAGCTTTGGAGGTGAGAGACTGAGCGAGAGAGTTTAGAGATGGGTTTGCAGaaaatgagaggagagagaaaaaaaggtTACTTATACCGCGCGTGAGACCACGCGCGCGTGACTTTCTCACCTGGTCTTTCCTACACGCGCCTATAAGGCGGTCCTACCGAAAAGTTACTGTTCCTTATTTTGTGTGTTCAACTTCAACCCATATGTCGCACTAGATAAAACATGCATGGATTGGAGGAATTAAGTATTTCTAACATTATACGAttattttggttaattttttttattttagtattATTTTGGTGTATTGGTGTGTGAGGAAAGTGAGTGTGGACTGTTGAGTGAGAAATTAAATGTAGACCCAATTAAGTGTAAATGGGTGGTAAGGTTAATGTAGTTTAAATTTTATTATTGTCCAACGAATAtggaatgattttttttttttttttttctatggtTGGTGGTGTGAGAATTATATACTTGTAATAGATTAAATCCCGTGGACGTATGGATGATGAACAGGTTTTTACAAGATATTTAACTAAACAttcccaaactactgcataattataaagttttgaatataatcatttaaatttattcatctaaatGCATTTTATATATGTGTAATATGCAAATGTGACCAACACATCGAGTGAatatgatttcaattaatataccgatttgactaaaatattaccaaaaaatatTAAGCAAAATTAGTATCGCGTAGATTAAAaaacagattttttttttttttaaggaaaatggTTTTTGGCGGAGAAATTTCGCACAAGGAAGTGACATATGTCATTCTTGATGTTTATTTTAGTATAAACTAATAGATATATATGGCTTGTAGGGTGACCAATTATAAATCGCAGGTATGTGGGTGATAAAGATAATAATTGagatactccgtataatttgcTACTTAATCATCTGAAAAATCTTAGTCTACATATTCCAAAACTTTTACTCAAACTTTTGTCATACACATTCACTTAAATAAAAGGTCTTAAATACTCTGTAAATCTTTTGCTCAGTCTAGCGTTAACCCTGCTCTAAACACCCTACGTGacgagaaaagaaaaaaaaaaaaaaggaaaaagagaaaaaaagagGAGGGAGTAACAAACCCTAACAAGAGCGCGTAAGCAAAGATTAAAGAGAGAAAGGGTGGGTCCTTAAATGCAACTTTTTTGCACACTTAATTGAAATCGTTCCCTATATTTTTCACTCACAAGATCAAcctttctcttttctaattcCCTTCCCTcccaattttctctctcctccttcccaCACCTTCCCTCCCTTTCCCCCCACCCTTCCCACCAGATCCCTCTCCGTTCCTCAGCCCGAACACCAACCAATGACTCCGGCACCGACACCAATCACGGCGGCGGCAACCGTCAACAACCAGTTCGGCGACACGACGTACACTAAGGTTTTCGTCGGAGGTTTGGCGTGGGAAACTCAGAAAGACACTCTCAGAAACTATTTCCAGCAATTTGGTGATATTTTGGAAGCTGTCGTCATCACTGATAAGGCTACTGCTAGATCCAAGGGCTACGGTTTTGTACggccttcttcttcctcctccttctctttttctttttaaaataaattttaatttaattttcaattttaatttgtttgattttggttgcATAATGACAACTCGGAAACTGTAGATCCTTCCATTCTTTTGAAATTTAGTGAGTTAAATATCCGGAAATATCATGTTCGTTGCTTCATCTTCACTCACATCACTATCAATTCAGATTTACgtaacaaatttcaaaatttagggtttttcattgtttttcagttatttctttttttgcttAATTTTGCACAATTATACGCTAACATTGTTAGCCAGATACTAATACCGTAATACGTACTTACGGAGTATGTAATACTCCGTTATTAcgtattacggagtatattttttttgtgattAGGTTCATTTTAGTGCAAAATGATCAAGTACAAGTATTAAGATTAGAGCATAATAATCAAGCTCTGATCCTCTCCCGTTCTTTTTCTTCAATTCCGGTCTTGAAATAATAAACCATCATCCAATTATTCTCTATCATGCACATTCGACCGATCATGATCAGTATGGGTGATCACTAAATTGTTAGCCTATAAAAGCAACCTAACTCATCATTTTGGATgatataaaaacaacattttggtAGTGGTTaagtttttttagtttttttgttgGTTTAGAAATGGGATAAGAAAAATGAAATTGTTGGTTGCTTTTTACTTAATTTAGTATATATTATTATGAAATAGGTAACTTTTCGGGAGCCAGAAGCAGCAATGAGGGCATGCCTTGATGCAACTCCAGTGATTGATGGAAGAAGGGCCAATTGCAATCTTGCTTTTTTGGGTGCTCAAAAATCTAAACCTTCCACTCCTTCCCACCACACTACTCCTGGTGAgtcctttttttatttatttcatccCTTCATTAATttacttaattttttatttatttgatgcGAATGAGTTACAAAGACTATGGAAATGATAATAAAATTTCGAACCTGAGATCATCGTACACAAATCACCAGTTTTAACAAATACCAGTttaataaatacggagtatagtATAATAGATCACATTTAATGGTTGATTAATTTCCTTGATTAATTGAATTACACTACACTGTGGAAACTATAATGGCTCAATTATTATACGAAGAAGAAGATACTATAATAAAATTgatgttttgttctttttattaaatGTTAAAGATAGATAAAAGAAATGATAATTAAAGTTGACAAGATTCTATAAAGTAAAAACATTGCGTATTATCCTAAATAGGGGATAATCATGCAATATTTGATCATGTTATGGCCAAGATTTGACATAAAGAGAGCTTGACTACTCTAAATATTCTCTATAATTCTAATTGCATCACCTAGAATATCTATGCGCAATTAATTTTGATACCAGATTAGCTAAAGTAAATTCTTCTTCTACCAAATTAATTCGTGAGACGGCAGGATTTTCTTTCTTCACCAAACTGTGTACCAACCACTTTAATTAATTCCTCAGAGATGGAGATTGTTTATATAGTACCTGTAACACTATTTATACTTTTTCCATTGCTcgaaattagttgttacattgTCCAATATTAATTTCCCGTGACATGATCTACCAAAATAAACTTTACAATAGGTGTTACTCCGTATGAGTTGATCAAAAATTGGGTCGGGCCGGGTTTTAACACAAAAACTCATGTCCAAATTCATAAATTTGGTGTGGGTTTTTTGGGCCTAAACATGGGTTTTGGGTCGGATTCGGGCTCTGGTCTAAAATGCATATTTGAGGTTGTCCAAACCCGTACTTTTTCGAGCAGGGCTAGGCCGGGCCAACAGATCGGACTATAAATGATCAGGTTATTGTCCTTTGTTCAATAGTATGAACTCAGAAGTAACATATTATGAGATTCAATCATAAACCGTTACTATTTCATGaatgaaattcaatcataaaccattactattttataaatttgtgacAATTTTGTCtagcaacaaaaacaaaaaataatgcaACACTTTTATTATGTTTTTCGTATAACTACTCCGTAACACGGAGTAATTGATATGATATCAGACCGTGTGACAAAAGAATTAACgcgttatttattttttctagtTTTGTGTTTGAGGTAACGAAATAATAAACACACTTGTactatattgaaaaatggttgGGAAAACAGGAATAAGCAGGAATGTGAAGGGAATGAACAGCAATGGTGAGAGTGGTTATGGAGGAGCAGCCTTTATTGGAGCAACAGCATCCACTACCTTTCCACATTATGCCATCCAACAAGGGATTCCTTTAGCTCACTTCTACGGGTATGTTATGATGACCGTGGTCTACTTCTACTAGtctattatcattattataatattattccatACTGTAGTATTATCATTAATCAGTACTCCCTTCGTTCTTAAATAAGTGTCATGTTTTTCTAATTAGGCGTACTTTTTACTTGTCCGGTTTCTATTATGGACTATATTTTTCTCACTTTTTCATAAATCATGATTATTTTTTcctatatacttcgtattttacatttttcccactttttcatctcacatccacttttatttgtacttatCAATAAATAATAATCTACTTTATCCCCTTCTCCGTAAAACACTAACAATCATTATTTTTCTTATACACTTTTTATgtttcttaatacccgtattTTTCTTACCGGATGAAATATACTTATTTAAAAACGGAAGTAGTACTTCCGTTTTTCTATAATCGCATGTTTTCTTGACACGTGTCACGTATTCAAGAAAGTGATTCAAGAATATTAGCGGATTTATTAAACTTGTGTTAAGAGGATGTTAGCGATTATAAAAATGGAGAATTATTTCtttcaatttcttttctttttacagCTGCTTGCCTGCTTGTCAAATTGACTGTCCAATACTCCAATGTTTTCTTTTTCGCTTTGTCAGTGTTTTTCCCTCTATCCCTTTGTCTGTCCTTTTGTCTCTCTCATCACGTGCTGAGTCTGGTGGATGCACATGTTTGACAGctcaaattcaattaaaagctTTACCCCGCATGCTCACTCACTCCTGTATTTCTTTTCTTTGTGTGCGTGAGAGACATTGACAGCGTAACTGAGAAGACCAGCATGTGGTCTCTTCTCATTACAACGCCCAGTTActtcaagttttttttttttttttttattttaaaaatgacTTAAAAATTAATTTAGCATTCAATAATCtgtattatgaaaataataatcaaaattaattaataattaattagcgTGTTTGGTTTCCCAGGAGTAGTAGACAACTAGACATTCCATCCTTGTATATTAGCAATAGAATCACGGCAAAGTCTTGCATGAGACGGTCTTGTAATAAACCAGCATGATCAAAGTCTTGTTATACATTTAACTCGATGagttttttaacattaaaacatACGAACAACAAATTCTTGTTATACCTCTTCCGTTCTCATTTAGTTGCAACGTTTTGatttttgcactatttatatACTCTTCTTTGAACGGCTCTGATGAGTTATATTGCTAATACATAAACTAAAATTTAGTCATATGAGATATTAATGGCCAAATATATGCATTAGCAAGCGTAAAAGTCAAAACGTTGCAACTAAAAGAGAACGAAGGATGTAGATTTTtggtttgaaaattcaagttaAATAAAAAGTGATCACTTTCGAATCTCATATTATAAGCTTTACTATGCATGTAGTGGGACAAAGAAGCAAATTGTTTAAGGAGAGAAAGCACTACAATGGAAGTATTATTACAAAAATGCAGTTTTTGTATGATGATCAATGAATCTGTTCCCCACACTTACTGTTATGAACAATGATATTGCTGATTCTCCTTACCCTTTTCTTCGAGTACAAAAATAGTTTATCATTCAATTTATTCGAATAATTGTTGTGCCATTTTAGTTTGAGGAATGATGATGATAttcttgttttctttttgttatcTTAGAAACTTAATTAATTGCCTTGAGTTTAGGTTGGATGTAAGTGATCAAGATAACATTGCTTTTGTCTTACGTTGTTTTTCTGTCTGTTGTTTTCTTCTGTTGCTTACTTTCAGGTACCCACCATATTCATCTGATTACACTTACCCTGCGGTTAGTGCAAGCCTTTTTATGTACCCTTTACAACTGCTCATGCTTATAAGCTTACAAAGTTGTTTCGATTTGTGTTTTTGGTGTTCGatgaaatacggagtaatagatGTACAAAGTAAGTACAATCTTGTATAAGGCAGAAACCAAGCTACAACTCTACAAGTGTTCATTCGAAAAGAGAGAGTTATAAGTGAAATTAAACTATAAGAACAGTAAATTCATGGATTTCTGCCTGATTTTACTATAACATTTATCTCTCTAATGCATCCTAAGTGGGAGTCGTTGCTTGGAAAAACCAACCCTAATCCATTACAATTATAGGAAGTGTGACAACTTTTACCTATACGTGCATCCCAAAACAAAATATGGTTGTAGAACTAAGGCTCTGTTTTGTTCgacatattttgacttatttcagacaaaagaagttttttttttacattgtaacacacaaataagtttttttcagataaaataagttcaaataatttagCGGAGCCTAAGTTTTTCTGATGTAAAGAGTAGTAATTAGTTGCTCATGTTActaaatggaaattaattcagCGATTAAACTACAATAATAGCAATACTAATTTCGTTATGCAATCTTATCCGGTTTTAGGGTTACTATGGAGTGCATGGAGGAGGAGTAGCCAACCAATACCAGCTGTACGGAGCAGCTGGGGCAGCTGTAGGAGGCATGATGAACTGCTTCTATCCTTATCAACTGCAGTATGGTGATCAAGTGAATGCTGCTGCTGGGGGAAATGCTGCAGCAACTACCGCTTATGCAACTGCTGCGACACAGCCCTATGGCATGCACTACCCCCATCACGGCCTCTACCCGTTCTCTTCTGCTACTTCTCCCCAGCAGTACTACAGTCCTCCCATGTCTTTTGCTGCAGCCACAAACCCTATGCAATCAGGTTTGTACTTCCATTTTTTTCTCATTAAGCAAGAAAACTCATTCCCATATATAAATATTTTAAGTAAGGTTACATTATTTCCACTTAAGGCTCAGCCTAAGGCTCTGTTCTGCACcctatttccacttatttcagggaaaaaaagttcagaaaaaaaaaaagttgaccaagtataatttataactaaaataagttttgataagttcagataagataagtccagaaaaaataagtgaaaatcaggtgaatagaacgaaCTCTAAAGACTGTTACACAAATCTTAGTATGTAGATAATGAATTACGAGTCTTAATTTCTTATGTTTGGACTAATTAAGGGTAAGATTGGATGCAGAACTAGAATTGTACTCGGTATTTTGAGGGGACGAAATGTATTTGGTTCTCTAAATTTTTCCAAAAAGGAGACCAAGTACAGAAAATATCTATCAGTTGTCAAAGCACTGTTTTGTATTTACAGGGAAACCCCAGCTTGTACCAGCCCCTCTTTGCTCTGTCCTAGTCCCTACATATGTTTGGCTCATCCATCAAATCCTGTTTATATAGAAATCAATACCAGATCTTGTTGTTGCTAATATTAGGACAGAAAATTGACCGTTTCTCAGAATTCTGAACTGTACTAATACATCTGTTTGTAGTACTAATTAATGTGTGGCTACTGTCAAGTGTGTCAACTGACTATCTTTAATAGTGTGTTTTGCTTTGCCACAGGCATAACCATGGCTCTTCAGGCTCCGATTCCTCGTTGTTAATGGGACGTGCTGCAACTGGTTCTCTTTGGTCTAACCAACGGTTCTCTTTTTTACCCTCGCTCATGAACCATCTCCATCGATCTCTTGCCAGACTCCTACATGTATTATGTATAGGCAGTTGGCCGAGGTTGAGAAGCATTTGTGGGTCCCACATAGGGATCACACATTCACacccccaaaaaaaaacatcatttatgcaTTCTCATTGCATTTATCATTTTCAAGGAGGTCTTGATCAAAGAGATTATAGTCTCCTGAAAGTGATCATCCATCAACCAACTTGGCTATTTTGGAGAGCGAAGTTGGATTGCATATAGAATTGATCTTACGTTTAGCCTCAGAATAAGGCTTAAACGCGTGACAACTACTACTACTACCAAGTTTAGCTTCAATTGTGCCCCGTTAATAGTGAAGGCATATAGAAGTACATAGCTATTAGTCACACTAACCTAGCTTACTTTGATGTTAAACTAACAAGTCTTGACTATTGATTAGGTCATATCATTAGTCAAGGCTACTTGCTCGTCTAGTATTAGGGCATGGGATGCCCCTTTCACTTGTCATTTTTTGGGGTCATTTTAGCATAAACAAAAATTCATGTGAATTGAAGAACATCATCTAGCAATGGAGCTTCCTCGCGGTTGGGGAATGAATCATCTTTGAGTCGATCATTGTTGGCTCATTGTGGCTAAATGTTGGAGTTTTAGCCTTGATTTCATtgtacattattattattacttttaAGGGGAGATttttcttttagttgatatAATCCCCATTGATCATCATGTAGCAATTTTAATACACTGTTTGAACTCCATATATTGGTTAATGGAGTTCATCAGAAAAGACTTCATAACTTTCATGATCCTTCTTCCCCTTCTCCTCAACCCGAAAGTAAGGAGGCGCGGAATGGGACCCACTTGTTCGCTGTTATCTAAGTTTCGCCTTCTGTAGGAACTTGGTCTCACACCATTAGTCAGGGACTGTGGTGTGCTGCTAAGAATAAGACTTGTTAAATGTTAATCTGTAATCTGTAATCTGTACTATTAGTCGTAAAGatttgatattctaatgttctGAATTGCGACGATTTATATGTAGTGAACAATTTAGTAGAGATGTTATCTTGTAATAGTAGGAAAAAATGTTGCTTATTGTCTAATGATTTCTGTACTTTTGTTCAGTATGCAGTATGCTGTAGTCTTTTTGTTGCTTATGGTTTTGTTGTCTAATCCTCATCAATACAGATTAAATATCTATGAATGCAGGATAACTTATACATCGTATTTATTTGAACTAGTTTTTTGCCCATGTAATTCACGAGTTTCATATTTTATCAAATCTATATAATGGTGTACGTTGATACAGAAGTTAAAGGAGTAATGAAATCATCAATTATTCCACCATTGAACTTTTTAATGAATCTTCTTTAGAGTTTAAAAGGAATGGGGAAATACTTTTTGACATTCTGGTCCCCTTTAATAATCAGTATTGATGAAGATTAGACAGTATGGAGACAAAATCATAACTTGGGATTAACTTTAATCGTTCTCTCTCATTTTTACATAGGACATGCAAACATACAATATttgtaaatttttatttactatTTGGGTTTTATGGAAAGAGAGAAATGACTGTATTTTGAACAATGGTAATTTTAATGCTCTTCAAGTCTTCTTTAAGGCTAGCATAGCCCACAAAGAATGGCAGATGCAGACTGATATTGACCTACATCAACTTAAGGGTATCCCTTTCACTTCACACACACAACAGTTAACTACACTCCTCCTATTCTTGTTCGATGGTACGCTCCTCCACTAGGTACGTTCAAGCTCAATTTTGACGGATCATGCAAAACTTCATAAGCAGCAGCTGGATTCATCATTCGCGACAACAATGACGCTTCTATTAGTGCCCACACTTACAATCTGGCCATTACACAAGCTTTCATGGTAGAAGCTTGCGCTTTTCACAAAGGACTTCAAGAAGCGAAACGCCTCAACATCAAGCATCTAAGTATTGAAGGAGACAACTTGATGGTTATCAACACAGTAAAAGGAACTTGGAAAATCCCGTGAAATCTCCATTTCATCATTCAAGATTCTAGAATAATCTCACCTTCTTCGACAATTGGGATATTAAGCACGTCTACCGAGAAGCTAACCGAGCAGTAGATTGGATCGCAAATGTTGGTCACTTAATTAACAACACCATGAATATCGAATTTTGTAATAGTCCCCAGTTACTTTCCATTTTAGATAATAATTACTTAAGAGTAACCCTTGTGCAGAGGGCTCCTAACATATTATTCTTCTTAccttttcaaaaataaataaataaataaactacCTCGTAGCTTCATATTTGTGGTTATTATACACCGGAGTAATTTTtaccatttttatttattttaaaaatgatttaattagctttgattttttttaaaagggttAAAtagttaattttatacattatgaatgattttaaatggataatttttatttataacaAAAAATTGAGCACCAATATATAAGTAACTTATACTTATATCGtgtaacttttaagtattttaggGTAATACAATCGCCTTGAACACCATGTATAATTAAGTATTtttgtaatatttttattttttgtcaagTAAGCTTTTTATTATTACTTATCAAAGGAGAACGATACAAAAAAGACCACAAATTTAAATGCCAACAAACTAAAGAAAAAAACCTTTAAAAGACTACAGTTTCTAAGCTCTCGCACCTTTCAGGAAGGGTTGATAGTAGGAACTTCATTAGCCAACGCTACTTAATCAACTTTTTTTTCATTACATTGTTACATTGACAAACAACTCTAAAGAGGATAGTTCTATATACTACTTCAGGTCTCTCACAAGCACCGGTAAAACATTTCTTGTTCTTTTGGAGCCAAATAACATCCTAAATTAGACCAAAATCCTAAAATATGCAATTTTAGACCAAAATCCGAGCCAGGCCCGAAAAATCATGTTTCAACCTACAAAGCCCGCACCAAATTTATGGGTATGGGCATGACTTATTGTGTTAAAGCCGACTCAAAATTTGATCACCTATAAGGAAAACTAAGCTTAAATAAAATAGGTTCATTAACAATAAGGATTGATcaaatacaatttataactaaattaaattttgataagtttaattaaatttaaataaaataagttaaaaaaaTTAGTGAAAAATCAGGCGAATACAAAGCACTAGTCAGGCAGTCACCACAAATCCGTCTTAATGCAAGTTTTCCTaatttcctttaaaaaaaatgttactcCGTTTAAGGTTCAAATACTGACAACAGTGGAGTGAGtgagaaactgagaatagactTCCTAAATCAGTGAATCACCCTTCTCTCCGAAAACATTTTCAAAATCGTATTTTACATTTCTTCCAGAATCTAGACAGTCGAGTATTCTCACTCTTCCCGCTGAAAATCCCCTCTTGCTGCATCCTGCAGACTTTTCCCAAATTTGCTAGCAAAGATGATGAAACTCGCCACCATTTTCAAGTCCAGGTTTACTATCTTCCTTCGCCTAACTTCTACCTTCGCATTTATTAATTTCACTAGGGTT contains these protein-coding regions:
- the LOC110796133 gene encoding uncharacterized protein isoform X2 — protein: MTPAPTPITAAATVNNQFGDTTYTKVFVGGLAWETQKDTLRNYFQQFGDILEAVVITDKATARSKGYGFVTFREPEAAMRACLDATPVIDGRRANCNLAFLGAQKSKPSTPSHHTTPGISRNVKGMNSNGESGYGGAAFIGATASTTFPHYAIQQGIPLAHFYGYPPYSSDYTYPAGYYGVHGGGVANQYQLYGAAGAAVGGMMNCFYPYQLQYGDQVNAAAGGNAAATTAYATAATQPYGMHYPHHGLYPFSSATSPQQYYSPPMSFAAATNPMQSVCFALPQA
- the LOC110796133 gene encoding uncharacterized protein isoform X1: MTPAPTPITAAATVNNQFGDTTYTKVFVGGLAWETQKDTLRNYFQQFGDILEAVVITDKATARSKGYGFVTFREPEAAMRACLDATPVIDGRRANCNLAFLGAQKSKPSTPSHHTTPGISRNVKGMNSNGESGYGGAAFIGATASTTFPHYAIQQGIPLAHFYGYPPYSSDYTYPAGYYGVHGGGVANQYQLYGAAGAAVGGMMNCFYPYQLQYGDQVNAAAGGNAAATTAYATAATQPYGMHYPHHGLYPFSSATSPQQYYSPPMSFAAATNPMQSGITMALQAPIPRC